A single genomic interval of Macadamia integrifolia cultivar HAES 741 chromosome 6, SCU_Mint_v3, whole genome shotgun sequence harbors:
- the LOC122081795 gene encoding uncharacterized protein LOC122081795 isoform X2, with the protein MGDHGGWAQPSGLLPSETESMTRVLDPERWSKAEERTAELIDCIQPNAPSEERRNAVADYVQRLIMKCFSCQVFTFGSVPLKTYLPDGDIDLTAFSKNQNLKDTWANEVRDMLENEEKSENAEFRVKEVQYIQAEVKIIKCLVENIVVDISFNQLGGLCTLCFLEEVDHLINGNHLFKRSIILIKAWCYYESRILGAHHGLISTYALETLVLYIFNVFNNNFSGPLEVLYRFLEFFSNFDWDNFCVSLWGPVPVSSLPDTTAEPPRKDGGELLLNKRFLDACSSVYAVFPNGQENQGQPFLSKHFNVIDPLRTNNNLGRSVSKGNFFRIRSAFAFGAKRLARLLDCPKENLIAEVNQFFMNTWDRHGSGKRPDAPSSDLWRLQPSKPDRMDESENQRNYSNSKKKSENLTGHESEAEGINTFRGISSQQSAHSSEGMSRTSNVSAVSRTQSQKSYGNLNSSRISDQIAWNITGSESVHNEKSHRSSRADYLANEVQGRYQFVRTHSSPELTDTSGEISTRGRRNRVPETVKNVITSARQDYSSRRKNFDDEVSGSHSARSSSEDPSSLPHSSSHHSLDAAADSNSVSNSYHDEAGTGTMGEELSSVAETMEMHQEEQDLVNMMASSRVHGFNGQVQMPMNLASAHLPFPISPSVLASMGYAQRNFAGMVPTNFPLIEPPWGSNLQFAQGLVSSSLSHYFPNVSLAFNPEEMVETGNENSGLAEMSHEDGDRGFWHEQDASSIRGFDADNSNFQMFPSDEKQESTSVGFDFIPSSRVSSSGSTFARPQQKFLKENRGLVKEDNGDSFQYQHNRGSEMYSTDRNASLRSLPSPQDSSSRSRQSSESSWDASSVKVSKSTREKRGRKMVPSAVPATGYGKGKTGWLHEGSSVDHVSGHLDDDNRDWIPLSTMNSEIAERSTGSTSVTSPHVQNHHIPGYESAQISRSDSMMPIAPMLVGSGSRQRANDNSGVAPFTFYPTGPPVPFLTMLPVYNFPTETGNSDASTNHFEREGSLDSSRINQSDQNFDSAESLDHLEILSSSNSMKGTDSGEPTEEHKSDILNSDFASHWQNLQYGRFCQNPRYPGPLIYPSPVMVPPMYLQGHFPWDGPGRPLSANVNLFTQLMNYGPRLVPVAPLQPGSNRPAGVYQRYGDEVPRYRGGTGTYLPNPVSFRDRQTSTTRNHRGSYNYDRNDQHGDREGNWNINSKPRATGRSHGRNQTEKPSSKPDRLASSDSRADRPWDSYRHDPFPSYQSQNGPFNSSSTLHSSPNNVGYGMYPFPAANSNGVTPTGPSVPSVVMLYSYDHNVGYGSPAEQLEFGSLGPVHFSGVNDVPQLGEGGPARSVYEQQRFQGGSSPDQPSSPQLQRSAAKRNYQLKDEDFPPLSFPNQGDNGGGNNYNGKPSHYQAFLFSPPNS; encoded by the exons ATGGGCGATCATGGTGGCTGGGCACAGCCAAGTGGCCTCTTGCCCAGTGAAACGGAATCCATGACTCGAGTACTTGACCCTGAGAGATGGTCTAAAGCTGAAGAGAGAACTGCAGAGCTGATTGACTGCATCCAGCCCAACGCACCTTCTGAAGAGCGAAGAAATGCAGTTGCAGATTACGTGCAGCGACTCATCATGAAGTGTTTCTCGTGTCAG GTGTTTACCTTTGGGTCTGTACCTCTCAAGACCTATTTACCAGATGGGGACATCGACTTAACTGCCTTCAGTAAGAATCAAAATTTGAAGGATACCTGGGCAAATGAGGTTCGTGatatgcttgagaatgaagAGAAGAGTGAAAATGCTGAATTTCGTGTAAAAGAAGTTCAGTACATTCAGGCAGAA GTGAAGATAATAAAATGTCTTGTAGAAAATATTGTTGTAGACATATCTTTTAACCAGCTTGGTGGGTTATGTACCCTTTGCTTCCTGGAGGAG GTTGACCATTTGATAAATGGAAATCATCTATTCAAACGCAGCATTATACTGATTAAAGCTTGGTGTTACTATGAGAGCCGCATATTGGGTGCTCATCATGGGCTTATTTCCACTTATGCCCTTGAAACGTTGGTTCTATACATATTTAATGTCTTCAACAATAACTTTTCTGGTCCCCTTGAG GTGCTCTATCGTTTTCTGGAGTTCTTCAGTAATTTTGATTGGGATAACTTTTGTGTGAGCCTCTGGGGTCCTGTGCCCGTTAGTTCACTTCCAGATACGACAG CGGAACCTCCACGAAAGGATGGTGGAGAGCTATTGCTCAACAAACGTTTTCTTGATGCTTGTAGCTCAGTGTATGCTGTTTTCCCTAATGGCCAAGAAAACCAGGGCCAACCCTTTCTTTCCAAGCATTTCAACGTTATTGACCCTTTACGTACAAACAATAATCTTGGACGTAGTGTCAGCAAAG GTAATTTCTTTCGGATTCGTAGTGCCTTTGCATTTGGAGCTAAAAGGCTAGCCAGATTACTTGATTGTCCAAAAGAAAACCTGATTGCTGAAGTCAATCAGTTCTTCATGAACACATGGGACAGGCATGGAAGTGGTAAGCGCCCTGACGCACCAAGTTCTGATTTATGGCGCTTGCAACCATCAAAACCAGATCGCATGGATGAGTCTGAGAATCAAAGGAACTATtcaaacagcaagaagaagAGTGAGAATCTGACAGGTCATGAATCTGAGGCTGAGGGGATTAACACATTCCGTGGAATCTCTTCTCAACAAAGTGCCCACTCCTCGGAAGGCATGTCTAGGACTAGTAATGTGTCTGCAGTTTCTCGTACTCAAAGCCAAAAGAGTTACGGTAACCTAAACAGCTCAAGGATCTCCGATCAAATTGCATGGAATATTACTGGGAGTGAGAGTGTACATAACGAGAAGAGTCACAGAAGTTCTAGAGCAGATTATTTGGCTAATGAAGTGCAGGGAAGGTATCAGTTTGTGAGGACACATTCTAGTCCTGAGCTTACAGACACATCTGGCGAAATTTCAACACGAGGAAGGCGCAACAGGGTGCCAGAAACAGTGAAAAACGTAATCACTTCTGCGAGGCAGGATTATAGTAGTAggagaaagaactttgatgATGAAGTTTCAGGAAGTCATAGTGCAAGGTCTTCGAGTGAGGATCCGTCATCATTGCCGCACAGCTCATCCCATCATAGCCTTGATGCTGCTGCTGATTCAAACAGTGTTTCAAATAGTTACCATGATGAAGCTGGGACGGGTACCATGGGAGAGGAGCTTTCATCTGTTGCTGAGACGATGGAGATGCATCAGGAAGAGCAAGACCTTGTGAACATGATGGCATCTTCCAGGGTCCATGGTTTTAACGGCCAAGTACAGATGCCAATGAATCTAGCTTCTGCACACCTCCCCTTTCCTATTTCACCTTCTGTTCTTGCTTCAATGGGTTATGCTCAAAGAAATTTTGCTGGGATGGTTCCAACTAATTTCCCCTTGATTGAGCCTCCCTGGGGCTCAAACCTGCAATTTGCTCAAGGTCTGGTTTCTTCATCATTATCCCATTATTTCCCTAACGTCAGCTTGGCATTTAATCCAGAGGAGATGGTTGAAACTGGTAATGAGAACTCAGGTTTGGCAGAAATGAGCCACGAGGATGGTGATCGTGGTTTCTGGCATGAGCAGGATGCAAGTTCTATCAGAGGGTTTGATGCTGATAATTCAAATTTCCAGATGTTTCCATCAGATGAAAAGCAAGAGTCAACATCTGTAGGGTTTGACTTCATTCCTTCATCTCGGGTTAGTAGCTCTGGCAGTACATTTGCAAGACCTCAACAgaagtttctcaaagaaaacagAGGGTTGGTAAAGGAAGATAATGGTGATAGTTTCCAGTACCAACACAACAGAGGCAGTGAAATGTACTCTACTGACAGAAATGCAAGTTTGAGGTCCTTACCTTCTCCGCAGGATAGTTCTTCAAGAAGTAGACAGTCTTCTGAAAGCTCTTGGGATGCATCATCTGTGAAGGTCTCAAAATCCACGAGAGAGAAGCGTGGAAGAAAAATGGTTCCGTCTGCAGTTCCAGCTACTGGTTATGGGAAGGGAAAGACAGGGTGGCTACATGAGGGTTCGTCAGTTGATCATGTTTCTGGTCATTTAGATGATGATAACAGAGATTGGATTCCTCTGTCAACAATGAATAGTGAAATTGCAGAAAGAAGTACTGGATCCACATCTGTGACCTCTCCGCATGTGCAAAACCATCATATACCTGGCTATGAATCAGCACAAATTAGTAGATCAGATTCAATGATGCCCATTGCCCCAATGCTTGTGGGTTCGGGTTCTCGACAGAGAGCCAACGATAATTCTGGGGTGGCACCCTTTACATTTTATCCAACAGGACCTCCGGTTCCATTCCTCACAATGCTTCCAGTGTACAATTTCCCAACAGAGACAGGCAATAGTGATGCATCCACGAACCATTTTGAAAGGGAGGGCAGCCTGGATAGCAGCCGTATAAACCAGTCTGATCAAAACTTTGATTCAGCTGAGAGCCTTGATCATTTGGAGATCCTCAGTAGTTCCAATTCCATGAAGGGTACTGATTCTGGGGAGCCTACTGAGGAGCACAAGTCTGACATTCTTAACAGTGACTTTGCTAGCCACTGGCAAAATCTGCAGTATGGACGGTTCTGCCAGAACCCACGATATCCTGGACCTCTAATTTATCCTTCACCTGTAATGGTACCACCTATGTATTTACAAGGCCATTTCCCATGGGATGGTCCTGGAAGACCTCTATCTGCAAATGTGAACCTCTTCACACAGCTCATGAATTATGGCCCTCGTCTTGTTCCTGTTGCGCCACTTCAACCTGGCTCTAATAGGCCTGCTGGTGTTTATCAGCGTTATGGTGATGAAGTCCCTAGATATCGTGGTGGTACTGGGACCTATCTGCCAAATCCT GTTTCATTCCGGGACCGGCAAACTTCTACTACCAGAAACCACAGAGGGAGTTACAATTATGATCGAAATGACCAACATGGGGACAGGGAAGGGAATTGGAATATAAATTCAAAACCACGGGCGACTGGCCGCAGCCATGGACGCAACCAAACTGAGAAGCCATCCTCAAAGCCAGATCGGTTGGCATCTAGTGATAGTCGAGCTGACAGGCCATGGGATTCATACAGGCATGACCCATTCCCCTCATATCAGTCCCAGAATGGTCCATTCAACTCCTCCAGCACATTGCACAGTAGCCCAAACAATGTGGGGTATGGCATGTACCCCTTTCCAGCTGCGAACTCTAATGGTGTCACACCAACTGGACCTTCTGTTCCATCTGTTGTCATGTTGTATTCTTATGATCACAATGTTGGTTATGGTTCACCTGCTGAGCAGCTTGAGTTTGGCTCCCTTGGACCCGTTCATTTTTCTGGTGTAAATGATGTACCACAGCTTGGTGAAGGAGGACCAGCAAGGAGTGTATATGAGCAGCAAAGGTTTCAAGGGGGTTCCTCACCAGATCAGCCGTCTTCACCTCAACTTCAAAG ATCAGCGGCCAAGAGGAATTATCAATTGAAAGATGAGGATTTCCCACCTCTATCATTTCCGAACCAGGGAGATAATGGTGGTGGGAACAACTATAATGGCAAACCCTCACATTATCAGGCCTTCTTATTCTCACCTCCTAACTCCTAA
- the LOC122081795 gene encoding uncharacterized protein LOC122081795 isoform X1, translating to MGDHGGWAQPSGLLPSETESMTRVLDPERWSKAEERTAELIDCIQPNAPSEERRNAVADYVQRLIMKCFSCQVFTFGSVPLKTYLPDGDIDLTAFSKNQNLKDTWANEVRDMLENEEKSENAEFRVKEVQYIQAEVKIIKCLVENIVVDISFNQLGGLCTLCFLEEVDHLINGNHLFKRSIILIKAWCYYESRILGAHHGLISTYALETLVLYIFNVFNNNFSGPLEVLYRFLEFFSNFDWDNFCVSLWGPVPVSSLPDTTAEPPRKDGGELLLNKRFLDACSSVYAVFPNGQENQGQPFLSKHFNVIDPLRTNNNLGRSVSKGNFFRIRSAFAFGAKRLARLLDCPKENLIAEVNQFFMNTWDRHGSGKRPDAPSSDLWRLQPSKPDRMDESENQRNYSNSKKKSENLTGHESEAEGINTFRGISSQQSAHSSEGMSRTSNVSAVSRTQSQKSYGNLNSSRISDQIAWNITGSESVHNEKSHRSSRADYLANEVQGRYQFVRTHSSPELTDTSGEISTRGRRNRVPETVKNVITSARQDYSSRRKNFDDEVSGSHSARSSSEDPSSLPHSSSHHSLDAAADSNSVSNSYHDEAGTGTMGEELSSVAETMEMHQEEQDLVNMMASSRVHGFNGQVQMPMNLASAHLPFPISPSVLASMGYAQRNFAGMVPTNFPLIEPPWGSNLQFAQGLVSSSLSHYFPNVSLAFNPEEMVETGNENSGLAEMSHEDGDRGFWHEQDASSIRGFDADNSNFQMFPSDEKQESTSVGFDFIPSSRVSSSGSTFARPQQKFLKENRGLVKEDNGDSFQYQHNRGSEMYSTDRNASLRSLPSPQDSSSRSRQSSESSWDASSVKVSKSTREKRGRKMVPSAVPATGYGKGKTGWLHEGSSVDHVSGHLDDDNRDWIPLSTMNSEIAERSTGSTSVTSPHVQNHHIPGYESAQISRSDSMMPIAPMLVGSGSRQRANDNSGVAPFTFYPTGPPVPFLTMLPVYNFPTETGNSDASTNHFEREGSLDSSRINQSDQNFDSAESLDHLEILSSSNSMKGTDSGEPTEEHKSDILNSDFASHWQNLQYGRFCQNPRYPGPLIYPSPVMVPPMYLQGHFPWDGPGRPLSANVNLFTQLMNYGPRLVPVAPLQPGSNRPAGVYQRYGDEVPRYRGGTGTYLPNPKVSFRDRQTSTTRNHRGSYNYDRNDQHGDREGNWNINSKPRATGRSHGRNQTEKPSSKPDRLASSDSRADRPWDSYRHDPFPSYQSQNGPFNSSSTLHSSPNNVGYGMYPFPAANSNGVTPTGPSVPSVVMLYSYDHNVGYGSPAEQLEFGSLGPVHFSGVNDVPQLGEGGPARSVYEQQRFQGGSSPDQPSSPQLQRSAAKRNYQLKDEDFPPLSFPNQGDNGGGNNYNGKPSHYQAFLFSPPNS from the exons ATGGGCGATCATGGTGGCTGGGCACAGCCAAGTGGCCTCTTGCCCAGTGAAACGGAATCCATGACTCGAGTACTTGACCCTGAGAGATGGTCTAAAGCTGAAGAGAGAACTGCAGAGCTGATTGACTGCATCCAGCCCAACGCACCTTCTGAAGAGCGAAGAAATGCAGTTGCAGATTACGTGCAGCGACTCATCATGAAGTGTTTCTCGTGTCAG GTGTTTACCTTTGGGTCTGTACCTCTCAAGACCTATTTACCAGATGGGGACATCGACTTAACTGCCTTCAGTAAGAATCAAAATTTGAAGGATACCTGGGCAAATGAGGTTCGTGatatgcttgagaatgaagAGAAGAGTGAAAATGCTGAATTTCGTGTAAAAGAAGTTCAGTACATTCAGGCAGAA GTGAAGATAATAAAATGTCTTGTAGAAAATATTGTTGTAGACATATCTTTTAACCAGCTTGGTGGGTTATGTACCCTTTGCTTCCTGGAGGAG GTTGACCATTTGATAAATGGAAATCATCTATTCAAACGCAGCATTATACTGATTAAAGCTTGGTGTTACTATGAGAGCCGCATATTGGGTGCTCATCATGGGCTTATTTCCACTTATGCCCTTGAAACGTTGGTTCTATACATATTTAATGTCTTCAACAATAACTTTTCTGGTCCCCTTGAG GTGCTCTATCGTTTTCTGGAGTTCTTCAGTAATTTTGATTGGGATAACTTTTGTGTGAGCCTCTGGGGTCCTGTGCCCGTTAGTTCACTTCCAGATACGACAG CGGAACCTCCACGAAAGGATGGTGGAGAGCTATTGCTCAACAAACGTTTTCTTGATGCTTGTAGCTCAGTGTATGCTGTTTTCCCTAATGGCCAAGAAAACCAGGGCCAACCCTTTCTTTCCAAGCATTTCAACGTTATTGACCCTTTACGTACAAACAATAATCTTGGACGTAGTGTCAGCAAAG GTAATTTCTTTCGGATTCGTAGTGCCTTTGCATTTGGAGCTAAAAGGCTAGCCAGATTACTTGATTGTCCAAAAGAAAACCTGATTGCTGAAGTCAATCAGTTCTTCATGAACACATGGGACAGGCATGGAAGTGGTAAGCGCCCTGACGCACCAAGTTCTGATTTATGGCGCTTGCAACCATCAAAACCAGATCGCATGGATGAGTCTGAGAATCAAAGGAACTATtcaaacagcaagaagaagAGTGAGAATCTGACAGGTCATGAATCTGAGGCTGAGGGGATTAACACATTCCGTGGAATCTCTTCTCAACAAAGTGCCCACTCCTCGGAAGGCATGTCTAGGACTAGTAATGTGTCTGCAGTTTCTCGTACTCAAAGCCAAAAGAGTTACGGTAACCTAAACAGCTCAAGGATCTCCGATCAAATTGCATGGAATATTACTGGGAGTGAGAGTGTACATAACGAGAAGAGTCACAGAAGTTCTAGAGCAGATTATTTGGCTAATGAAGTGCAGGGAAGGTATCAGTTTGTGAGGACACATTCTAGTCCTGAGCTTACAGACACATCTGGCGAAATTTCAACACGAGGAAGGCGCAACAGGGTGCCAGAAACAGTGAAAAACGTAATCACTTCTGCGAGGCAGGATTATAGTAGTAggagaaagaactttgatgATGAAGTTTCAGGAAGTCATAGTGCAAGGTCTTCGAGTGAGGATCCGTCATCATTGCCGCACAGCTCATCCCATCATAGCCTTGATGCTGCTGCTGATTCAAACAGTGTTTCAAATAGTTACCATGATGAAGCTGGGACGGGTACCATGGGAGAGGAGCTTTCATCTGTTGCTGAGACGATGGAGATGCATCAGGAAGAGCAAGACCTTGTGAACATGATGGCATCTTCCAGGGTCCATGGTTTTAACGGCCAAGTACAGATGCCAATGAATCTAGCTTCTGCACACCTCCCCTTTCCTATTTCACCTTCTGTTCTTGCTTCAATGGGTTATGCTCAAAGAAATTTTGCTGGGATGGTTCCAACTAATTTCCCCTTGATTGAGCCTCCCTGGGGCTCAAACCTGCAATTTGCTCAAGGTCTGGTTTCTTCATCATTATCCCATTATTTCCCTAACGTCAGCTTGGCATTTAATCCAGAGGAGATGGTTGAAACTGGTAATGAGAACTCAGGTTTGGCAGAAATGAGCCACGAGGATGGTGATCGTGGTTTCTGGCATGAGCAGGATGCAAGTTCTATCAGAGGGTTTGATGCTGATAATTCAAATTTCCAGATGTTTCCATCAGATGAAAAGCAAGAGTCAACATCTGTAGGGTTTGACTTCATTCCTTCATCTCGGGTTAGTAGCTCTGGCAGTACATTTGCAAGACCTCAACAgaagtttctcaaagaaaacagAGGGTTGGTAAAGGAAGATAATGGTGATAGTTTCCAGTACCAACACAACAGAGGCAGTGAAATGTACTCTACTGACAGAAATGCAAGTTTGAGGTCCTTACCTTCTCCGCAGGATAGTTCTTCAAGAAGTAGACAGTCTTCTGAAAGCTCTTGGGATGCATCATCTGTGAAGGTCTCAAAATCCACGAGAGAGAAGCGTGGAAGAAAAATGGTTCCGTCTGCAGTTCCAGCTACTGGTTATGGGAAGGGAAAGACAGGGTGGCTACATGAGGGTTCGTCAGTTGATCATGTTTCTGGTCATTTAGATGATGATAACAGAGATTGGATTCCTCTGTCAACAATGAATAGTGAAATTGCAGAAAGAAGTACTGGATCCACATCTGTGACCTCTCCGCATGTGCAAAACCATCATATACCTGGCTATGAATCAGCACAAATTAGTAGATCAGATTCAATGATGCCCATTGCCCCAATGCTTGTGGGTTCGGGTTCTCGACAGAGAGCCAACGATAATTCTGGGGTGGCACCCTTTACATTTTATCCAACAGGACCTCCGGTTCCATTCCTCACAATGCTTCCAGTGTACAATTTCCCAACAGAGACAGGCAATAGTGATGCATCCACGAACCATTTTGAAAGGGAGGGCAGCCTGGATAGCAGCCGTATAAACCAGTCTGATCAAAACTTTGATTCAGCTGAGAGCCTTGATCATTTGGAGATCCTCAGTAGTTCCAATTCCATGAAGGGTACTGATTCTGGGGAGCCTACTGAGGAGCACAAGTCTGACATTCTTAACAGTGACTTTGCTAGCCACTGGCAAAATCTGCAGTATGGACGGTTCTGCCAGAACCCACGATATCCTGGACCTCTAATTTATCCTTCACCTGTAATGGTACCACCTATGTATTTACAAGGCCATTTCCCATGGGATGGTCCTGGAAGACCTCTATCTGCAAATGTGAACCTCTTCACACAGCTCATGAATTATGGCCCTCGTCTTGTTCCTGTTGCGCCACTTCAACCTGGCTCTAATAGGCCTGCTGGTGTTTATCAGCGTTATGGTGATGAAGTCCCTAGATATCGTGGTGGTACTGGGACCTATCTGCCAAATCCT aaGGTTTCATTCCGGGACCGGCAAACTTCTACTACCAGAAACCACAGAGGGAGTTACAATTATGATCGAAATGACCAACATGGGGACAGGGAAGGGAATTGGAATATAAATTCAAAACCACGGGCGACTGGCCGCAGCCATGGACGCAACCAAACTGAGAAGCCATCCTCAAAGCCAGATCGGTTGGCATCTAGTGATAGTCGAGCTGACAGGCCATGGGATTCATACAGGCATGACCCATTCCCCTCATATCAGTCCCAGAATGGTCCATTCAACTCCTCCAGCACATTGCACAGTAGCCCAAACAATGTGGGGTATGGCATGTACCCCTTTCCAGCTGCGAACTCTAATGGTGTCACACCAACTGGACCTTCTGTTCCATCTGTTGTCATGTTGTATTCTTATGATCACAATGTTGGTTATGGTTCACCTGCTGAGCAGCTTGAGTTTGGCTCCCTTGGACCCGTTCATTTTTCTGGTGTAAATGATGTACCACAGCTTGGTGAAGGAGGACCAGCAAGGAGTGTATATGAGCAGCAAAGGTTTCAAGGGGGTTCCTCACCAGATCAGCCGTCTTCACCTCAACTTCAAAG ATCAGCGGCCAAGAGGAATTATCAATTGAAAGATGAGGATTTCCCACCTCTATCATTTCCGAACCAGGGAGATAATGGTGGTGGGAACAACTATAATGGCAAACCCTCACATTATCAGGCCTTCTTATTCTCACCTCCTAACTCCTAA